In one Mucilaginibacter sp. PAMB04168 genomic region, the following are encoded:
- a CDS encoding acyl-ACP desaturase — protein sequence MKFFEEQRREVMKHIEKYMLEKMHEFLKPIDQIWQPSDLLPDSTRDTFFTEIKELQESAQGLSYDLVAVLIGDTITEEALPTYESWLSMVEGVDKGEHSGWMTWTRHWTAEENRHGDLLNKYLYLSGRVNMRAMEVSTQYLIADGFDIGTGTDPYRNFIYTSFQEMATNVSHRRVASLAKRDGDALLSKMCGVIASDEARHAKAYKHFMSKIFEVDANEAMLAFEDMMRKKIVMPAHFLREVGLKIGQTFGHFTDAAQRLSVYTAVDYVDILKTLIDEWQIEGMTELNEAGEKARDYIVKLPDRLMRVAERMKNPMLEYKFSWIHG from the coding sequence ATGAAATTTTTTGAAGAGCAGCGGCGAGAAGTGATGAAGCATATTGAAAAATACATGCTCGAAAAAATGCATGAATTTTTGAAGCCCATCGATCAGATCTGGCAGCCGTCCGATTTATTACCGGATTCAACAAGAGACACCTTTTTTACTGAAATTAAAGAGTTACAGGAAAGCGCACAGGGATTATCTTATGACCTGGTGGCCGTTCTTATTGGTGATACAATTACCGAAGAGGCCCTGCCTACCTATGAATCGTGGTTAAGCATGGTTGAAGGTGTGGACAAAGGCGAGCACAGCGGCTGGATGACTTGGACAAGGCACTGGACTGCTGAAGAAAACCGTCACGGCGATCTGCTGAATAAATATCTTTACCTTTCAGGCCGTGTTAATATGCGTGCAATGGAAGTATCAACCCAGTATTTAATTGCCGATGGCTTTGATATTGGCACCGGTACCGATCCATACCGAAATTTTATATATACATCTTTTCAGGAAATGGCTACCAACGTATCTCACCGTCGGGTGGCTTCATTAGCTAAAAGAGATGGCGACGCGCTCCTGTCAAAAATGTGTGGTGTTATTGCATCTGACGAGGCCCGGCACGCAAAAGCCTACAAACACTTCATGAGTAAAATATTTGAAGTGGATGCTAACGAGGCTATGCTGGCGTTTGAAGATATGATGCGCAAAAAGATTGTAATGCCTGCGCATTTTCTTCGCGAAGTGGGTTTAAAGATAGGCCAAACCTTTGGTCACTTTACCGACGCAGCACAGCGCCTGAGCGTATACACTGCTGTTGATTACGTTGACATTCTGAAAACGCTGATTGATGAATGGCAGATTGAGGGTATGACCGAATTAAATGAAGCCGGTGAAAAAGCGCGTGACTATATAGTTAAATTGCCAGACCGCTTAATGCGCGTGGCTGAGCGTATGAAGAACCCTATGCTCGAGTACAAGTTTAGCTGGATACACGGGTAA
- a CDS encoding aldo/keto reductase has product MKYKLLGRSGLKVSELCLGTMGFGTEGGWGADKQGSFEILDAYAEAGGNFLDTANVYKLGTSEKIIGEYLTNHDRDQFVVATKYTLKDNTTNPNASGNNRKNMMRSVEESLKRLQTDFIDVLYLHIWDHITPIDEVLRGLDDLIRQGKVNYAAISDTPAWVVAKGNTLAELMGWSQFIALQVEYSLIQRTPERELIPMAKHFGMTVTPWAPLAGGALTGKYLRGENGRVKPESNRRDANSERITREVMAIADELGTHPAHVALAWMMQQDFSCIPIVGATKLDQLMQNLQAAEVVLTEQHKSRLDEASKISLGFPGDFFNEDNVKINSFGGFYDRVEKRRG; this is encoded by the coding sequence ATGAAATATAAATTACTTGGCCGCTCGGGCCTTAAAGTATCCGAATTATGTTTAGGTACCATGGGCTTTGGTACCGAGGGGGGCTGGGGCGCCGATAAGCAAGGTAGCTTTGAAATTTTAGATGCCTATGCCGAAGCTGGAGGTAATTTCTTAGATACAGCTAACGTGTACAAGCTGGGTACCAGCGAAAAGATTATAGGTGAATACCTGACTAACCATGACCGCGATCAGTTTGTTGTAGCTACGAAGTATACACTTAAGGATAATACTACAAATCCGAACGCATCGGGTAATAACCGGAAAAATATGATGCGCAGTGTAGAGGAAAGCCTTAAACGTTTACAAACTGATTTTATTGATGTGCTATACCTGCATATTTGGGACCATATTACACCCATTGATGAAGTACTGCGGGGCCTGGATGACCTGATACGGCAAGGTAAGGTAAACTATGCGGCCATAAGCGATACACCCGCCTGGGTAGTAGCTAAGGGTAATACGCTGGCCGAACTGATGGGCTGGAGCCAGTTTATTGCGCTGCAGGTGGAGTATAGCCTTATACAGCGTACCCCCGAACGTGAACTGATACCCATGGCCAAACACTTCGGCATGACGGTGACGCCCTGGGCTCCACTGGCAGGCGGAGCATTAACCGGTAAATACTTACGTGGCGAAAACGGTCGTGTAAAGCCTGAAAGCAACCGGCGCGATGCCAATAGCGAACGCATAACCCGCGAAGTGATGGCTATTGCTGACGAGTTGGGAACCCACCCCGCACATGTGGCGCTGGCTTGGATGATGCAGCAGGATTTTTCATGTATACCTATCGTGGGTGCTACAAAGCTTGATCAACTGATGCAAAATTTGCAGGCGGCCGAAGTGGTATTAACTGAGCAACACAAATCCCGTCTTGATGAGGCCAGTAAAATAAGTTTGGGTTTCCCCGGCGATTTCTTCAATGAAGATAACGTAAAGATAAACTCTTTCGGAGGCTTCTATGATCGGGTAGAGAAGAGACGGGGGTAG
- a CDS encoding HAMP domain-containing sensor histidine kinase, translated as MIAQINKEEFAKETRKKAWFLTNNIIWTIIFLYPLLGIIDFIYFPNSWFSILVTRIIVVIAIYGLYNYFQSKKLDHRLLLHISFFLLSASTAVLCCVVDINHLTIYFLMYSVIILFLNLQVFWEPVNSLIQALVAIVLLALLYNILSNYSLDLFIGNGGQYFFIIALISCLIPTARFKVIQREVASQLLIEQSNEQLKSQNRDIMEKNSIIDIQYDKLRRLDEQKNSFINIAGHDLKNLIGSIVMSNNMIREEEYRLSDDQKEFSHYIAESAEKMQYLLKTLMDVKEIESTEIKFNLETFDGNTVVQQVFKGLVDTAGMKNVHLIDNILKLPLNVRLDKVFTSQVFQNLLSNAIKFSQTNNNIRVVTSLQRQKFVFEIIDEGIAIGQQELDIMFNRLKTLNDASGSAAESRLGLGLSIAKLMTIEMGGELIYRSDDNGNYFRVEFFAI; from the coding sequence ATGATTGCCCAAATCAATAAAGAAGAGTTTGCGAAAGAAACCCGTAAAAAAGCGTGGTTCCTCACCAATAATATCATTTGGACCATAATATTCTTATATCCATTACTTGGTATTATTGATTTTATTTACTTCCCTAATTCGTGGTTTTCTATCCTTGTTACCCGTATTATCGTAGTAATAGCCATTTATGGTCTATATAACTATTTTCAGAGTAAAAAGTTGGACCACCGCCTGCTTCTTCACATTAGTTTCTTCTTGTTATCAGCATCTACAGCGGTGCTATGTTGCGTGGTAGATATCAATCACCTTACCATTTACTTCCTGATGTACTCGGTAATCATCCTGTTTCTTAACCTGCAGGTGTTTTGGGAGCCGGTAAATTCATTAATTCAAGCCCTTGTAGCGATAGTACTGCTAGCTTTATTATACAACATTTTAAGCAATTATAGTTTAGACCTCTTTATAGGTAACGGGGGCCAGTACTTCTTTATTATAGCGCTCATATCATGCCTTATACCTACCGCACGGTTTAAAGTTATACAGCGCGAGGTGGCTTCTCAATTACTTATTGAGCAATCAAACGAGCAGCTTAAATCGCAAAACCGCGATATCATGGAGAAGAACAGCATAATTGATATACAATACGATAAGCTACGCCGGTTAGACGAGCAAAAAAACAGCTTTATAAATATTGCCGGCCACGATTTGAAAAACCTTATCGGCTCTATAGTAATGAGTAACAATATGATACGCGAAGAAGAGTACCGCCTGAGCGATGATCAGAAAGAATTCTCTCATTATATAGCCGAGTCGGCCGAAAAGATGCAGTATTTGCTCAAAACGCTGATGGATGTAAAGGAAATTGAGTCGACAGAGATTAAGTTTAACTTAGAAACTTTTGATGGCAACACCGTAGTACAACAGGTATTTAAAGGCCTGGTTGATACGGCCGGCATGAAAAACGTTCACCTGATTGATAACATACTAAAGCTCCCGCTAAATGTGCGGCTTGATAAGGTATTTACCAGCCAGGTATTTCAAAACCTGTTATCAAACGCTATCAAATTTTCGCAAACCAACAATAACATACGCGTGGTGACCAGCCTGCAGAGGCAAAAATTTGTGTTTGAGATTATAGATGAAGGCATTGCCATAGGCCAGCAGGAATTAGATATAATGTTTAACCGCCTCAAAACGCTAAACGATGCATCGGGCTCGGCTGCAGAGAGCCGCCTGGGCCTGGGTTTATCTATTGCCAAGCTAATGACCATTGAAATGGGTGGCGAGCTTATATACCGGAGCGATGATAACGGTAATTATTTCAGAGTAGAATTTTTTGCCATTTAA
- a CDS encoding cellulase family glycosylhydrolase, producing the protein MLETDNRKITGLKVPNFKLLRKAVVIVCVLIAKSTPTLAQDRAVAFKRAASLDNGISISWLEQTWDDKAIQQNRVGPADFKLLRQLGFRSVRLPVAFEYYQAKNIPIVNVLKRIDEVWRYCSKNNLKLVIDYHYGTISDTNYTTATQKAIKTWQLLARRYAKVPADRLFFELYNEPPPMDPQRWKDAAFNMVSSIRKVDKKRTLLVGASNYNSIYELSRFVRLADENIIYIYHFYEPFFFTHQGAAWVGDQVSTTGVPFPYNVEKFPALNPKAKNTWGETNYNQYKNDGNEQSVKDKLQIVKNWSAKYYVPVLCSEYGVYNKYADLDSRCRYIKAVRTSLKQLQMPGMLWDYDGNFSIFKGKPSLATLPDCMKQAIGITRLK; encoded by the coding sequence ATGTTAGAAACCGATAACCGCAAAATTACTGGCTTAAAAGTACCCAATTTTAAACTTTTACGAAAGGCAGTGGTAATAGTTTGTGTGCTGATTGCAAAAAGCACACCAACCTTGGCACAAGACAGGGCCGTTGCATTTAAAAGAGCCGCCAGTCTCGACAATGGTATCAGCATATCATGGCTGGAGCAAACCTGGGATGATAAGGCCATTCAACAAAACAGAGTTGGGCCGGCTGATTTCAAATTGCTCAGGCAGTTGGGTTTTCGCAGTGTAAGATTGCCTGTGGCGTTCGAGTATTATCAGGCTAAAAATATACCTATAGTTAATGTGCTGAAGCGTATTGACGAGGTATGGCGCTACTGCAGTAAGAACAATTTGAAGCTGGTTATCGACTATCACTATGGTACAATAAGCGATACAAATTACACCACAGCAACGCAAAAGGCCATTAAGACCTGGCAGTTGTTAGCCAGACGCTATGCTAAGGTGCCTGCGGATAGATTGTTTTTTGAACTATATAACGAACCACCACCCATGGATCCGCAGCGCTGGAAAGATGCAGCTTTTAATATGGTAAGCAGTATACGCAAGGTCGATAAAAAGCGAACGCTACTGGTGGGTGCCTCAAATTATAACAGTATTTACGAGCTGAGCCGCTTTGTACGCCTGGCCGATGAGAACATTATTTACATTTATCATTTTTACGAACCTTTTTTCTTTACCCACCAGGGAGCGGCATGGGTAGGCGACCAAGTGTCTACAACTGGGGTTCCTTTTCCCTATAACGTAGAAAAATTTCCAGCACTTAACCCGAAAGCAAAAAATACCTGGGGGGAAACCAATTACAATCAGTACAAAAATGATGGTAATGAGCAGTCGGTTAAAGACAAGTTGCAAATTGTAAAAAACTGGTCGGCTAAATATTACGTTCCTGTATTATGCAGTGAGTATGGCGTTTATAACAAGTACGCCGATTTAGATAGCCGTTGCAGGTATATAAAAGCAGTGAGAACTTCGCTTAAGCAGCTGCAGATGCCGGGCATGCTGTGGGATTATGATGGTAATTTTTCTATTTTTAAAGGAAAGCCATCGCTGGCCACTTTGCCCGACTGTATGAAACAAGCTATAGGCATCACACGTTTAAAGTAA